In a single window of the Longibacter salinarum genome:
- the recO gene encoding DNA repair protein RecO: protein MAKRDIIRSQAIVLRGMDYSETSRIVTLFTRKQGKISVMAKGARRTKSSFGSTLQPMAYTQVVYYYKPTRTLQMLTESSHVTAFHDLNRRLEKITIGLRIVELVDALMEEEDRQPSVFALVLQALDALNRAEERIDNLWPFVQLRIARALGVAPSIDRENVEAVTDAGGILSLANGGVYPRTARPSHARTASRAALRAFAILARADIDVILRMDLDEQTRARVHRLVAEYMEFHFESAYPTRSRDVIAQLKSGG, encoded by the coding sequence GGAGTCAGGCCATCGTTTTGCGGGGCATGGACTACAGCGAGACCAGCCGGATCGTGACGCTGTTCACGAGAAAGCAGGGCAAGATCAGTGTAATGGCGAAGGGCGCGCGTCGGACGAAGAGCTCGTTCGGGTCGACGCTCCAGCCGATGGCGTACACGCAGGTCGTGTACTATTACAAGCCGACGCGGACGCTGCAGATGTTGACCGAGAGCAGCCACGTCACCGCGTTCCACGACCTGAATCGCCGCCTTGAAAAGATCACGATCGGGTTACGCATCGTGGAGCTCGTCGATGCGCTCATGGAAGAAGAGGACCGTCAGCCGTCCGTCTTCGCCCTCGTCCTACAGGCCCTGGATGCACTTAACCGGGCCGAGGAGCGGATCGACAACCTGTGGCCCTTCGTGCAGTTACGCATCGCTCGTGCGCTCGGTGTTGCACCATCGATCGACCGCGAGAACGTCGAGGCCGTGACCGATGCCGGCGGGATCCTGTCGCTGGCGAACGGCGGGGTGTACCCACGGACCGCCCGCCCGAGTCACGCCCGAACAGCCTCTCGCGCCGCACTTCGAGCATTCGCTATTCTCGCTCGAGCCGACATCGACGTCATCCTCCGCATGGACCTGGACGAGCAGACCCGAGCGCGCGTCCACCGGCTCGTCGCCGAATACATGGAGTTCCACTTCGAGTCCGCGTACCCGACCCGCAGCCGCGACGTCATCGCCCAGCTGAAGTCTGGGGGATGA
- a CDS encoding LexA family protein, translating into MGRKKLTAKQHEFLQFLIDHTQEHEVWPTYREIIDHFGYRSPNSVTQNLKALHRKKHLVRDSQGYHLAPKHRDDEEDTGIPVRGIISAGTLQEAVEADLGTITLDMIFPNIDRLFAIRVSGQSMQGADIRDGDYVLLIDDDIPEGGIGAVLYNGETSLKRVYHDKNGLRLEPCNPEYDDIHIHPDVFEEVTILGRYVGHVNERGIFKRRSAA; encoded by the coding sequence ATGGGTCGAAAAAAACTCACCGCCAAGCAGCACGAGTTTCTGCAGTTCCTGATCGATCACACCCAGGAGCATGAGGTGTGGCCGACGTATCGGGAGATTATCGATCACTTCGGGTACCGCTCCCCGAACAGTGTCACGCAGAATCTGAAGGCGCTGCACCGGAAGAAGCATCTTGTCCGCGACAGTCAGGGATACCACCTGGCTCCAAAGCATCGGGACGACGAGGAGGACACCGGCATCCCGGTTCGGGGCATCATCTCTGCCGGTACGCTGCAGGAGGCCGTCGAGGCGGATCTGGGCACGATCACGCTCGACATGATCTTCCCCAACATCGATCGCCTCTTCGCGATTCGCGTCTCCGGTCAGTCGATGCAGGGCGCCGACATTCGCGATGGCGACTACGTGCTTCTCATCGACGACGACATCCCTGAGGGTGGAATCGGGGCCGTGCTCTACAACGGGGAGACGTCACTGAAGCGCGTGTACCATGACAAAAACGGCCTCCGGCTCGAGCCCTGCAATCCGGAGTACGACGACATCCACATCCACCCCGATGTCTTCGAAGAGGTAACCATTCTCGGTCGCTACGTCGGCCATGTCAACGAGCGCGGCATTTTCAAGCGTCGCTCTGCCGCGTAG
- a CDS encoding class I SAM-dependent methyltransferase — MSIPNWSSHVRRGGGFWSDGRWYDLHLERRMPLALPMLEELRDALPPLPAGTRVCDLACGTGNGAVTVLSAYPEVHITLLDEDPDLLSVAREKVDPLTLDVEVLQTTIDTDGEAIPGGPYDVVIASLALHAIVGHDVERAEAESRYELLFRSIADGLVSGGHCFVGDHVGTLPLFAQLKAMERAGFRDVDCAWRQDDFFVAAGRLGE, encoded by the coding sequence ATGTCTATTCCGAACTGGTCCTCTCATGTCCGTCGCGGTGGGGGATTCTGGAGTGACGGTCGGTGGTATGATCTTCACCTGGAGCGCCGTATGCCGCTGGCGCTGCCGATGCTCGAAGAGTTGCGGGATGCTCTGCCACCTCTGCCGGCAGGGACGCGGGTTTGTGACCTGGCCTGTGGCACGGGCAACGGCGCGGTGACCGTGTTGAGCGCGTACCCAGAGGTCCACATCACGCTCCTGGACGAGGACCCCGACCTGCTCTCGGTCGCGCGGGAAAAGGTGGATCCGCTTACGCTTGACGTCGAGGTGCTGCAGACAACGATCGATACCGACGGTGAAGCAATCCCCGGTGGGCCGTACGATGTGGTCATTGCCTCCCTTGCCCTCCACGCCATTGTCGGACACGACGTTGAGCGTGCGGAGGCCGAGTCTCGCTATGAACTTCTCTTTCGCAGCATCGCCGACGGTTTGGTCTCTGGCGGACACTGCTTCGTCGGCGATCACGTCGGCACACTCCCGCTCTTCGCCCAGCTCAAAGCCATGGAGCGCGCCGGCTTTCGCGACGTCGACTGCGCCTGGCGCCAGGACGACTTCTTCGTCGCTGCAGGAAGGCTCGGGGAATAG
- a CDS encoding DASH family cryptochrome, whose protein sequence is MSTAIVWHRNDLRIRDHEALSYAAEHHDVVIPVYCFDPRHFATTMFDLPKTGAIRARFLRESVADLRESLKGLGADLVVRHAKPEDVLPELVRETSATDVYMFEEVGTEEKEVENAVEEALRNTNAQPAYFWGKTLYHLDDAPFESADDVPDVFTPFRKKLQKQSEVRPTIDPPETLAPLPEDLDPGTIPTNEDLGVEGNATADERGVLPWKGGETRGLDRIQQYIWRDDHLKEYKATRNGLLGEGYSSKFSPWLAHGCITPRQIYEEVQRYEDRRVSNKSTYWMVFELIWRDFFTYVTWKAGPKLFHPGGLNDNDIDWTYHDESFEKWATATTGIPFIDANMRELNTTGFMSNRGRQNVASMLSQSLKLDWRMGAAYFESRLVDYDVASNWGNWAYNSRVGNDPRSRYFNIVKQAQRYDSDGDYVRHWLPELSDVPDQYIHEPHTMSREEQKEYGCIIGADYPEPYVDLEKTYERIRGER, encoded by the coding sequence ATGTCCACGGCCATCGTCTGGCACCGGAACGACCTTCGCATTCGCGATCATGAGGCGCTGTCGTATGCAGCGGAGCACCACGATGTGGTGATCCCGGTCTACTGCTTCGACCCGCGACACTTCGCGACGACGATGTTCGATCTGCCGAAGACGGGGGCGATCCGCGCTCGTTTTCTCCGGGAGAGCGTTGCCGACCTGCGGGAGTCACTCAAGGGTCTGGGTGCGGACCTCGTGGTGCGCCATGCGAAACCGGAGGACGTGCTGCCCGAGCTGGTCCGCGAGACGAGTGCGACGGACGTGTACATGTTCGAGGAGGTGGGCACGGAGGAAAAGGAGGTCGAGAACGCGGTTGAGGAGGCCCTCCGCAACACCAACGCACAGCCGGCCTACTTCTGGGGGAAGACGCTCTACCACCTGGACGATGCGCCGTTCGAGAGCGCGGACGACGTGCCGGACGTGTTCACGCCGTTCCGGAAGAAGCTGCAGAAGCAGTCGGAGGTGCGCCCGACAATCGATCCGCCGGAGACGCTCGCCCCCCTGCCGGAGGACCTGGATCCCGGCACCATACCGACAAATGAGGATCTCGGGGTCGAGGGCAACGCGACGGCCGACGAGCGGGGCGTGCTCCCCTGGAAGGGCGGCGAGACGCGCGGCCTCGACCGCATTCAGCAATACATCTGGCGCGACGATCACCTGAAGGAATACAAGGCGACGCGCAACGGCCTGCTGGGCGAAGGCTACTCGTCGAAGTTCAGCCCGTGGCTCGCGCACGGCTGCATTACGCCGCGACAGATCTACGAGGAGGTCCAGCGCTACGAGGACCGGCGCGTCAGCAATAAGTCGACCTACTGGATGGTCTTCGAGCTCATCTGGCGCGACTTCTTCACGTACGTCACCTGGAAGGCCGGGCCGAAGCTGTTCCACCCCGGCGGACTCAACGACAACGACATCGACTGGACCTACCACGACGAGTCGTTCGAGAAGTGGGCGACGGCGACAACGGGCATCCCGTTCATTGACGCCAACATGCGTGAGCTCAATACGACGGGCTTCATGTCGAACCGCGGCCGGCAGAACGTCGCCAGTATGCTTTCCCAGAGCCTGAAGCTCGACTGGCGCATGGGCGCGGCGTACTTCGAGTCACGATTGGTCGACTACGATGTCGCCAGCAACTGGGGCAACTGGGCATACAACTCCCGCGTCGGCAATGACCCGCGCTCCCGCTACTTCAACATCGTCAAACAGGCGCAGCGCTACGACTCCGACGGCGACTACGTCCGCCACTGGCTGCCCGAGCTATCCGACGTGCCGGATCAATACATCCACGAGCCGCACACGATGAGCCGCGAGGAACAGAAAGAGTACGGCTGCATCATTGGCGCCGACTACCCCGAGCCGTATGTCGACCTGGAGAAAACCTACGAGCGCATCCGAGGAGAACGGTGA
- a CDS encoding DUF2256 domain-containing protein, whose amino-acid sequence MSHQKGNLPTKTCPVCNREFKWRKKWEDDWENVKYCSQRCRRNKNRDHVPWRKEVKG is encoded by the coding sequence AGGCAATCTCCCGACAAAGACCTGCCCGGTCTGTAACCGCGAGTTCAAGTGGCGAAAGAAATGGGAAGACGACTGGGAAAACGTCAAGTACTGCTCCCAGCGCTGCCGCCGCAACAAGAACCGCGACCACGTCCCCTGGCGAAAAGAAGTGAAAGGCTGA